Proteins from a genomic interval of Nautilia sp. PV-1:
- the htpX gene encoding protease HtpX, translated as MAIIMLILMNVAVMASIYLTIFLIEAFFGVRLDQGTISGLLILSFIVGFSGALISLFLSKWMAKMSAGVRVIETPSNDAEAWLVNTVAKLAKEAGIGMPEVGIFDGPPNAFATGWNRNDALVAVSTSLFDLMDTKEIEGVLAHEISHIKHGDMITMTLLQGVLNTFVFFVSRLIASIISPKDEEGNENPFAYMAISFALEMLLSIFATMLAMWFSRYREYKADAGAVRLDGPEGIYYALAKLGQIPKEQVALPKDMKAFGIVGFLDLFSSHPPIEKRLENIKQVAREMGYNI; from the coding sequence ATGGCAATAATTATGCTTATTTTAATGAACGTAGCGGTAATGGCATCGATTTATTTAACTATATTTTTAATTGAGGCGTTTTTCGGTGTCAGACTGGATCAGGGAACTATCAGCGGACTTTTGATTTTGTCTTTTATAGTGGGATTCAGCGGCGCTTTGATTTCGCTGTTTTTATCTAAATGGATGGCAAAAATGAGTGCGGGAGTCAGGGTAATAGAAACTCCGAGCAATGATGCCGAAGCGTGGCTTGTAAACACGGTGGCCAAGCTTGCTAAAGAAGCCGGTATTGGGATGCCGGAAGTAGGTATATTTGACGGGCCTCCTAACGCGTTTGCCACAGGATGGAACAGAAACGATGCGCTTGTAGCGGTTTCTACAAGTCTTTTTGATTTAATGGATACAAAAGAAATAGAAGGTGTGCTTGCACACGAAATCAGCCATATCAAACACGGCGATATGATAACAATGACGCTTTTACAGGGTGTTTTAAATACATTTGTGTTTTTCGTATCGCGTTTGATTGCGAGTATTATTTCGCCTAAAGACGAAGAAGGAAATGAAAATCCTTTTGCATATATGGCTATAAGTTTTGCGCTTGAGATGCTTTTGAGTATATTTGCGACAATGCTTGCGATGTGGTTCAGCAGATACAGGGAATATAAAGCGGATGCTGGAGCCGTAAGACTCGACGGACCGGAAGGGATATATTACGCTCTTGCAAAACTCGGACAGATTCCAAAAGAGCAGGTTGCACTTCCTAAAGATATGAAAGCATTCGGAATAGTTGGATTTTTGGATCTTTTCAGTTCGCATCCGCCTATTGAAAAAAGACTTGAAAACATTAAACAGGTTGCAAGAGAGATGGGATACAACATATAA
- a CDS encoding adenosylmethionine--8-amino-7-oxononanoate transaminase, whose protein sequence is MKNQEIMQKDLKFNWHPCTQMKDHEFLPIIPIKKAKGVWLEDFEGNRYIDAISSWWVNILGHSNEYINKKISQQLETLEHVIFAGFTHEGAVRLGERLCRLSGFDKVFYADNGSSAVEVAIKMAFHYWKNKGQVRELFLSLKNSYHGETIGALSVGDVGLYKDTYKEILIKNITIPIPEDQSEEEAQKALKEAENIFEKHHKNISSLIIEPLVQCAGYMKMHSPLFVKGLRELCDKYNILMIADEIAVGFGRTGSMFACELAGIKPDFMCLSKGLTGGYLPLSVVLTTDDIYRAFYCDYTELKAFLHSHSYTANPLGIAAANAVLDIFEMKQWKYEEGKWYSVLERNKKLSKYIWDKVQKFKDLPNVKDIRQTGMITAVEMIDYPWQERKGLKVYEYGLKNGVLLRPLGNVIYFMPPYVIEYDEIDKMTDVAYEGIKSIEN, encoded by the coding sequence ATGAAAAATCAAGAAATTATGCAAAAAGATTTAAAATTCAACTGGCATCCTTGCACTCAGATGAAAGATCACGAATTTTTACCAATTATTCCTATAAAAAAAGCAAAAGGCGTCTGGCTCGAAGATTTTGAAGGAAACAGATATATAGACGCCATAAGCAGCTGGTGGGTTAATATTTTAGGACATTCTAACGAATATATAAATAAAAAAATCTCACAGCAGCTTGAAACGCTCGAACACGTAATTTTTGCAGGGTTTACACATGAAGGAGCGGTAAGGCTCGGTGAGAGACTTTGCAGACTCAGCGGGTTTGACAAGGTTTTTTATGCAGATAACGGAAGCAGCGCTGTGGAAGTCGCCATTAAAATGGCTTTTCACTACTGGAAAAACAAAGGCCAGGTGAGAGAGCTTTTTCTGAGTCTTAAAAATTCATATCACGGTGAAACCATAGGCGCTTTAAGCGTCGGAGATGTGGGGCTTTATAAAGATACCTATAAAGAAATACTGATTAAAAACATTACTATCCCTATACCTGAAGATCAGAGCGAAGAAGAAGCGCAGAAAGCTTTGAAAGAAGCCGAGAATATTTTCGAAAAACATCATAAAAACATTTCGTCGCTTATAATCGAACCTCTTGTGCAGTGTGCGGGATATATGAAAATGCACTCGCCTCTGTTTGTTAAAGGGCTAAGGGAGCTTTGCGATAAATACAATATCCTGATGATTGCAGATGAGATTGCCGTGGGATTCGGCAGAACGGGCAGTATGTTTGCATGCGAACTGGCCGGAATCAAGCCTGATTTTATGTGTCTGAGTAAAGGGCTTACCGGTGGATATCTGCCGCTTAGCGTAGTGCTTACGACGGATGATATTTACAGGGCGTTTTATTGCGATTACACTGAACTAAAGGCGTTTTTGCACTCGCATTCGTATACGGCGAATCCTCTCGGGATTGCGGCGGCTAACGCCGTACTTGACATTTTTGAAATGAAACAGTGGAAATATGAAGAGGGGAAATGGTATTCTGTACTGGAAAGAAATAAGAAATTATCAAAATATATCTGGGACAAAGTGCAAAAGTTCAAAGACCTTCCGAATGTAAAAGATATACGCCAAACGGGAATGATTACGGCTGTAGAAATGATAGATTATCCGTGGCAGGAGAGAAAAGGGCTTAAAGTTTACGAATACGGTCTGAAAAACGGAGTGTTGCTAAGACCACTCGGAAACGTGATATATTTTATGCCGCCGTATGTAATTGAATATGATGAAATTGATAAAATGACAGATGTGGCGTATGAGGGGATTAAGAGTATAGAAAATTGA
- a CDS encoding peptidylprolyl isomerase → MIEWMQTHRKWLVITIWIATVAFIGAGFVGWGQFQFGRKSSTVAKIKNTEVSIQDVQQIYNNLFQEMNKKLGGTLDDATAEKMGLKKQAFQMAIQQGVLRQYAKDLGMYVTEKEIAEQILKYFKDKKTYMLYLRQTGQKAKEFESNLRKQLLVQKLLTALHITPSETLKLTFGSALYNSDSLKIKIINKSSVKVNLSEDEIKAFWEKNKNRYQSPTMYKIAIVTTPIKGVATEKELKEYYSENRNDYKNDKGEILTFDQAKKLVKRDYLAKLSKKDAILAYKKLKEGAENYRLLTLTLNNSIIPEDKMKQLIQNGYVKPFIDQNEYISAKLVEEIKPKPLPFEKAKADVIKDLLNIKTLQALENNAKEALKGDFKGYKTGFVTKYDANKIKGLSPAEATEFLFTEFSLQKAKNYLLIPATNPQKAVVYQVLEQKLLDKAKYEKNKQQVAAMADATLNAALLDDLIKDLMTKYNIVSYVK, encoded by the coding sequence ATGATCGAATGGATGCAGACGCATAGAAAATGGCTTGTAATAACTATATGGATAGCTACAGTGGCATTTATAGGAGCCGGATTTGTAGGATGGGGACAGTTTCAGTTCGGAAGAAAAAGCTCAACCGTGGCTAAAATAAAAAATACCGAAGTGAGTATTCAGGATGTACAGCAGATATATAACAATCTTTTTCAGGAAATGAATAAAAAACTCGGCGGAACGCTTGACGACGCAACCGCAGAAAAAATGGGATTAAAAAAACAGGCTTTTCAAATGGCAATTCAGCAAGGCGTACTCAGACAGTATGCCAAAGACCTGGGAATGTACGTTACCGAAAAAGAAATAGCGGAACAGATTCTTAAATATTTCAAAGACAAAAAAACATATATGCTTTACCTAAGACAGACAGGCCAAAAAGCAAAAGAATTCGAATCAAACCTGAGAAAACAGCTTTTAGTTCAGAAACTTCTTACAGCTCTTCACATAACACCTTCTGAAACATTAAAACTTACATTCGGAAGCGCGTTATACAACAGCGACAGTTTAAAAATAAAAATAATCAACAAATCATCAGTAAAAGTAAATTTAAGTGAAGACGAAATAAAAGCTTTCTGGGAAAAAAACAAAAACAGATACCAGTCGCCTACCATGTATAAAATCGCAATAGTGACTACACCTATAAAAGGTGTTGCAACCGAAAAAGAACTAAAAGAATACTACAGCGAAAACAGAAACGATTATAAAAACGACAAAGGCGAAATTTTAACTTTCGACCAGGCTAAAAAACTGGTAAAAAGAGACTATCTTGCGAAACTTTCTAAAAAAGACGCGATTCTTGCGTATAAAAAACTTAAAGAAGGCGCTGAAAACTACAGACTGCTTACTTTAACATTAAACAACAGCATAATACCTGAAGACAAAATGAAACAGCTTATTCAAAACGGATATGTAAAACCTTTTATCGATCAAAACGAATACATAAGCGCAAAACTTGTTGAAGAAATCAAACCAAAACCTCTTCCTTTCGAAAAAGCTAAAGCCGACGTAATCAAAGACCTGTTAAACATTAAAACGCTTCAGGCTTTGGAAAACAACGCAAAAGAAGCTTTAAAAGGAGATTTCAAAGGATACAAAACAGGTTTTGTTACAAAATACGACGCCAATAAAATAAAAGGCCTTTCTCCTGCAGAAGCAACAGAATTTTTATTTACAGAATTCAGTCTTCAAAAAGCTAAAAATTATCTGTTGATTCCGGCTACAAACCCTCAAAAAGCCGTTGTTTATCAAGTTTTGGAACAAAAGTTGCTGGATAAAGCTAAATATGAAAAAAACAAACAGCAGGTTGCCGCTATGGCGGATGCCACTTTAAACGCTGCACTGCTTGACGATTTAATTAAAGATTTAATGACAAAATACAATATTGTAAGTTACGTAAAATAA
- the ftsA gene encoding cell division protein FtsA translates to MKSILAIDVGSFKTIAIIANVDEELSISGVGIAKSKGIKKGAITNIDEAAKSIKQALSDAKRIAGIEINKAIVSISSTYTQSIKSNGIVNIPGNEVTLKEINRAIQTALYNATIPNDYVVLQAIPYDFKVDELSEIEDPQGMSGSRLEVSLHIIIAQKSGMENLKKTFKQAGIEIVNIVNAGYASALAVLNEDEKELGVAVIDIGATTSDLAIYLNKALRYTDFLAVGSHHITSDLSMALHTTPSEAEYIKTHFEELIKTEEDLIEISVIGNENEKQKASLSTITQVISARVEETFLLLNKEIERSGLKAKLGAGIVLTGGFTNFYNVKEIASQFFDGHPVRVGKPKVINGLVENLQAPEYATVIGLLLYGNGENNKYEKDSNQQFKSEHVFDIQFDDEMQKEQKQVDEKEELANIASQKPQKINPFRKFITWLNNLF, encoded by the coding sequence TTGAAATCAATTTTAGCTATTGATGTAGGCAGTTTCAAAACAATTGCGATTATTGCAAATGTTGACGAGGAACTATCTATCAGCGGGGTGGGAATAGCAAAAAGCAAAGGTATTAAAAAAGGCGCTATCACAAATATTGACGAAGCGGCAAAATCTATAAAACAGGCTCTTAGCGACGCAAAAAGAATTGCCGGAATAGAAATCAACAAAGCAATCGTTTCTATTTCGTCTACATATACTCAGAGTATCAAAAGCAACGGTATAGTAAACATACCGGGTAACGAAGTAACACTTAAAGAAATAAACAGAGCAATTCAAACGGCATTATACAATGCCACAATACCAAACGATTATGTTGTTCTTCAGGCGATTCCTTATGATTTTAAAGTAGACGAGCTCAGCGAAATAGAAGACCCTCAGGGAATGAGCGGAAGCAGACTTGAAGTTTCCCTGCATATAATAATAGCTCAGAAATCGGGAATGGAAAATCTTAAAAAAACATTCAAACAGGCAGGAATTGAAATCGTAAACATCGTAAACGCAGGATACGCCAGCGCTCTTGCGGTGCTAAACGAAGACGAAAAAGAACTTGGCGTTGCAGTAATAGACATAGGAGCGACTACTTCTGATTTAGCGATATATTTAAACAAAGCCTTAAGATATACAGATTTTCTTGCAGTCGGAAGCCATCATATAACAAGTGACCTTTCAATGGCGCTTCACACTACTCCTAGCGAAGCCGAATATATTAAAACACATTTTGAAGAACTTATAAAAACTGAAGAAGACCTTATTGAGATTTCAGTTATAGGAAACGAAAACGAAAAACAAAAAGCATCACTCAGCACAATTACACAGGTTATCAGCGCAAGGGTGGAAGAAACATTTTTACTTCTAAACAAAGAAATAGAAAGAAGCGGACTAAAAGCCAAACTAGGCGCCGGAATAGTTTTAACCGGAGGATTTACTAATTTTTATAATGTAAAAGAGATTGCGTCTCAGTTTTTTGACGGGCATCCTGTAAGAGTCGGAAAGCCTAAAGTTATAAACGGGCTTGTTGAAAATCTTCAGGCTCCGGAATACGCCACTGTGATAGGTTTATTATTATACGGTAACGGTGAAAACAACAAATATGAAAAAGATTCAAATCAGCAGTTCAAATCTGAACACGTATTTGATATTCAGTTTGACGATGAAATGCAAAAAGAACAAAAACAAGTTGATGAAAAGGAGGAATTGGCAAATATCGCATCTCAAAAACCACAAAAAATCAATCCATTCAGAAAATTCATAACTTGGTTAAATAATCTATTTTAA
- the ftsZ gene encoding cell division protein FtsZ, with protein MNELFKINETVDGPVIKVIGVGGGGNNMINYIATQGIKGVELIAANTDIQALKTSKAHKKIQLGSRLTNGLGAGMKPEIGMKAAEETYEELKEALQGADLVFISAGMGGGTGTGAAPVIARAAKEVGALTIGVVTKPFPFEGPKRKKLAESGTTELKQEANSIVVIPNEKLLTIIDRKVGRREAFALVDDVLYQAVGGISNMVISYGENDINVDFNDLRTVMSHQGLALMGMGQDQGENAAFNAIKKAIESPLLDNLSIDGAMGVLVHFTLHDDYPLAEIDEGMNIVYEKADEDADIIFGTTTDNSLAPDEIKVTIVATGFEKSKVEKKPVNDIKDEIMQSFTKKVVGGIELDSDALDIPAYLRRMKD; from the coding sequence ATGAACGAACTATTCAAAATCAATGAAACAGTAGACGGACCTGTAATAAAAGTAATAGGTGTCGGAGGCGGCGGAAACAATATGATAAATTATATCGCCACTCAAGGTATAAAAGGAGTGGAACTAATAGCCGCGAACACTGATATACAAGCGTTAAAAACAAGCAAAGCTCATAAAAAAATACAGCTTGGCTCACGCCTCACAAACGGTCTTGGAGCCGGAATGAAACCGGAAATCGGAATGAAAGCGGCTGAAGAGACTTATGAAGAGCTAAAAGAAGCGCTTCAGGGAGCAGACTTGGTATTTATATCTGCAGGAATGGGCGGAGGAACCGGTACAGGTGCCGCTCCCGTAATAGCAAGAGCTGCAAAAGAAGTGGGAGCTCTTACTATAGGCGTCGTAACAAAACCTTTTCCTTTTGAAGGGCCTAAAAGAAAAAAACTTGCAGAATCGGGAACAACCGAACTAAAACAGGAAGCAAACTCTATCGTAGTTATTCCAAATGAGAAACTTCTTACTATTATCGACAGAAAAGTCGGAAGAAGAGAAGCGTTTGCACTTGTAGATGATGTTTTATATCAGGCTGTAGGCGGTATTTCTAATATGGTTATCAGCTATGGCGAAAATGATATCAATGTTGACTTCAACGACCTTAGAACTGTTATGTCTCATCAGGGTCTTGCTCTTATGGGTATGGGACAGGATCAGGGTGAAAATGCGGCATTTAACGCAATTAAAAAAGCAATAGAATCACCGCTTCTTGATAATTTATCAATTGACGGGGCAATGGGTGTACTTGTTCACTTTACATTACATGACGACTATCCTTTGGCTGAAATTGACGAAGGTATGAATATAGTTTACGAAAAAGCTGACGAAGACGCTGATATTATTTTCGGTACCACAACAGACAATTCTCTGGCACCTGATGAAATAAAAGTCACAATCGTAGCTACAGGATTTGAAAAAAGCAAAGTTGAGAAAAAACCTGTAAACGACATAAAAGACGAAATCATGCAGTCATTTACTAAAAAAGTCGTAGGCGGTATAGAGCTTGACAGCGACGCTTTAGATATTCCTGCTTATTTAAGAAGAATGAAGGATTAA
- a CDS encoding ABC transporter permease: MISDFFYIIGKSTIDFIAGLGKFTIFQIKLLPLLFKPPFRIKQIFEQINFMGFGSLGVIFLTSFFTGLVEAVQLYNGFHKFGVEDFMGYTIFISICKELGPVFAALMVVSRGVSAYAAELGSMRVTEQIDALDVMAVDSKQYLIIPRILGTIISLPLLILFFDAVANIGAYLISVYTLDVNGYTYIENIKQFGDIKDFSEGIVKGLVFGYLISAVGTYIGYNTTGGAKGVGVSTTKAVVIASILIFVADYVVSAFYLIF; this comes from the coding sequence TTGATAAGCGACTTCTTTTATATAATCGGTAAAAGTACCATTGATTTTATAGCGGGGCTGGGGAAATTTACCATATTTCAGATAAAACTTCTGCCGCTTCTGTTTAAACCTCCTTTTAGAATCAAGCAGATTTTCGAACAGATAAATTTTATGGGATTCGGAAGTTTGGGGGTTATTTTTCTTACGTCGTTTTTTACGGGACTGGTTGAGGCTGTACAGCTGTATAATGGGTTTCATAAATTCGGAGTAGAGGATTTTATGGGATATACTATTTTTATATCAATTTGTAAGGAACTGGGTCCCGTATTTGCAGCTCTTATGGTGGTGAGCAGGGGAGTTAGCGCTTATGCCGCGGAACTAGGAAGTATGAGAGTTACCGAGCAGATTGACGCTCTTGACGTTATGGCTGTTGATTCAAAACAGTATCTTATTATTCCAAGAATACTCGGAACTATTATTTCATTGCCTCTGCTGATACTGTTTTTTGACGCGGTAGCGAATATAGGTGCTTATCTTATTTCCGTTTATACACTTGACGTAAACGGTTACACATATATAGAAAACATAAAACAGTTCGGTGATATAAAAGATTTCAGTGAAGGTATTGTAAAAGGTTTAGTGTTCGGATATTTAATTAGCGCCGTTGGTACATATATCGGATATAACACTACAGGGGGAGCCAAAGGAGTCGGTGTTAGTACGACTAAAGCCGTTGTAATCGCATCTATATTAATATTTGTAGCCGATTACGTCGTATCGGCTTTTTATTTAATCTTCTGA
- the fliL gene encoding flagellar basal body-associated protein FliL translates to MAEEKENQETQEEKKEGGSKLLLIVIIVLLLILLIVGGLVAYFLLSGNDEPQADQPQAPQKIEKKKKVENMAEIGPIYPLDQFIVNLVSNNANRYLKCKIDLEMDSPDLQKELDKKLPAIRDLIIRILSSKTVEEIQTSRGKEKLKEEIKRKINEILTTGEIRHVYFTEFVIQ, encoded by the coding sequence ATGGCTGAAGAAAAAGAAAATCAGGAAACTCAGGAAGAGAAAAAAGAAGGCGGGAGTAAATTACTTTTAATCGTTATTATTGTGTTACTGCTGATACTTCTTATTGTAGGAGGTTTAGTGGCCTATTTCCTATTAAGCGGAAACGATGAACCTCAAGCTGATCAACCGCAGGCACCTCAAAAAATAGAGAAAAAGAAAAAAGTAGAAAACATGGCTGAAATCGGCCCTATTTATCCGTTAGACCAGTTTATCGTCAACCTTGTATCCAACAACGCAAACAGATACTTAAAATGTAAAATAGACCTTGAAATGGACTCACCGGACTTACAAAAAGAACTTGATAAAAAACTTCCGGCAATCAGAGATTTGATTATAAGAATACTTTCAAGTAAAACAGTTGAAGAAATACAAACTTCAAGAGGAAAAGAAAAACTTAAAGAAGAAATAAAAAGAAAAATTAATGAAATTTTGACAACCGGAGAAATAAGACACGTATACTTTACGGAGTTTGTTATACAGTAA
- the acpS gene encoding holo-ACP synthase, with the protein MIGIDVISVSRIENMINKFGDKALKRYLNDNEIKLIKSPHTAAGFWAAKEAFSKALGTGIGEECSFLDIEIIKDKKGKPCFSSSTLEKFNLKQADVSISHDGGFAIAAVIIMK; encoded by the coding sequence ATGATCGGTATTGATGTAATATCAGTTTCAAGAATTGAAAATATGATAAATAAATTCGGCGATAAAGCCTTAAAAAGATATCTTAACGACAATGAAATAAAACTTATTAAATCTCCTCATACTGCAGCCGGTTTCTGGGCTGCAAAAGAAGCTTTTTCAAAAGCATTAGGGACAGGCATAGGAGAGGAATGTTCTTTTTTGGATATAGAAATAATAAAAGACAAAAAAGGCAAGCCTTGTTTTTCTTCATCCACTCTTGAAAAGTTTAATTTAAAACAAGCCGACGTATCAATATCTCACGACGGAGGCTTTGCAATTGCCGCAGTAATTATTATGAAATGA
- a CDS encoding TolC family protein produces the protein MKSLMKTALAAAVFITASNAVDLKVLITDTLKNNQNLKADRYYQEAKQKSFQSVRNIYNPKLTGGLNYNRLDLDVRNTQVVNTAAAFVKFSMDLYDGGKNRALKNQKLYEYKAQKYQNISNVNQTILNVVTLYFNLKTIKENIEVYKEKGRALKAQYERIKSKYDLKMATQEDVLKLKSEYEANLYTIEELKYQKMQLIKNIELYSGVKVSRLDTSVIPDTNVKYSTTSDIKALEENLKASEESINIAKSSKKPQLKIEDTLSYYRYSDYNEKLLSDLPDKQNQLNISLTFNIFDTSTKSKVESSKYIKLATASRLEFAKKQAKTDFELARQKLLTQKEKIKSLQSAVDMANSVYNTVKIKYENGLVDNITYLDALSKKIYYIALYKQAQNELQIIKMEYYLKSGIDYKKLLSLLK, from the coding sequence ATGAAAAGTTTAATGAAAACGGCACTGGCGGCAGCGGTATTTATAACTGCGTCAAACGCGGTGGATTTAAAAGTGCTGATTACCGACACATTGAAAAACAACCAAAATTTAAAAGCGGACAGATATTATCAGGAAGCAAAACAAAAGTCTTTTCAGAGTGTCAGGAATATTTATAATCCGAAACTTACCGGCGGTTTAAATTATAACAGGCTGGATCTGGATGTAAGAAACACGCAGGTTGTCAATACTGCTGCGGCTTTTGTCAAATTTAGCATGGATTTGTATGACGGAGGTAAAAACAGAGCTTTAAAAAACCAGAAACTGTATGAATACAAGGCCCAGAAATATCAAAATATCAGCAATGTAAATCAGACTATTTTGAATGTTGTTACTTTGTATTTTAATCTGAAAACCATTAAAGAAAATATTGAAGTTTATAAAGAAAAAGGCAGGGCGTTAAAAGCCCAGTATGAAAGAATAAAAAGCAAATACGACTTAAAAATGGCAACGCAAGAAGATGTTTTGAAATTAAAAAGCGAATATGAGGCAAACCTTTATACTATTGAAGAACTGAAATATCAGAAAATGCAGCTTATTAAAAATATAGAGCTTTACAGCGGTGTAAAAGTATCCAGACTTGATACAAGCGTAATTCCCGATACAAACGTAAAATATTCCACTACGAGCGATATTAAAGCTCTTGAAGAGAATTTAAAAGCGTCGGAAGAAAGTATAAATATTGCAAAATCTTCAAAAAAACCGCAGTTAAAAATCGAAGATACGCTAAGTTATTACAGATACAGCGATTATAATGAAAAACTTTTAAGCGATCTGCCTGATAAACAAAATCAGCTGAATATAAGTCTGACGTTTAATATTTTCGACACTTCGACTAAATCGAAAGTCGAATCTTCAAAATATATAAAACTTGCAACTGCCAGCAGGCTTGAATTTGCAAAAAAACAGGCCAAAACCGATTTTGAACTTGCCAGACAGAAATTACTCACACAAAAAGAAAAAATAAAATCCCTGCAAAGTGCGGTGGATATGGCAAACAGCGTATATAATACAGTTAAAATCAAATACGAAAACGGACTTGTGGACAATATCACTTACCTTGATGCCCTAAGCAAAAAAATATACTATATTGCACTTTACAAACAGGCTCAAAACGAACTTCAGATTATAAAAATGGAATATTACCTTAAAAGCGGTATAGATTATAAAAAGCTTTTGAGTTTATTGAAGTAA
- a CDS encoding ABC transporter ATP-binding protein — MSVAIKVEKLVKKFGQGSSEVVVIDGAEFTLNKGEFAALVAPSGAGKTTLLMMLGCVLEPTSGMIQIGDEIVYNNKWLIKDDRKLRRSKLGFIFQAHYLIPFLNVEENVSLLPYQNGEPKNVVKPRVEKLLDYLDILEKIKSMPSELSGGQNQRVAIARALANNPDIILADEPTAALDKVMAQNVVKLLKQITREHNVSIIMVTHDESLLPYCDKVLSIEDKKIVVKDQLKEHII; from the coding sequence GTGTCAGTTGCGATTAAAGTAGAAAAACTGGTTAAAAAATTCGGACAGGGAAGCAGTGAGGTAGTTGTAATAGACGGAGCGGAATTTACACTTAATAAAGGTGAATTCGCAGCTCTTGTTGCTCCAAGCGGTGCCGGGAAAACGACGCTTCTTATGATGCTCGGATGTGTGCTTGAGCCTACAAGCGGAATGATTCAAATAGGCGATGAAATCGTATATAACAATAAATGGCTTATTAAAGACGACAGGAAACTTAGAAGAAGCAAACTCGGGTTTATTTTTCAGGCGCATTATCTTATACCGTTTTTGAATGTCGAAGAGAATGTAAGTCTTTTGCCTTATCAAAACGGAGAGCCGAAAAACGTAGTAAAGCCGAGAGTCGAAAAACTGCTGGATTACCTGGATATTTTGGAAAAAATAAAATCAATGCCGAGTGAACTCAGCGGAGGACAGAACCAGAGGGTTGCCATAGCCAGGGCGCTTGCAAACAACCCGGATATTATCCTTGCAGACGAACCTACCGCGGCGCTTGATAAAGTAATGGCTCAAAACGTCGTAAAACTTCTTAAACAGATAACGAGAGAGCATAACGTATCGATTATTATGGTTACGCACGACGAAAGCCTTTTACCATACTGCGATAAGGTGTTGAGTATAGAAGATAAAAAAATAGTGGTAAAAGACCAGTTAAAAGAGCATATTATTTAA